A part of Amblyraja radiata isolate CabotCenter1 chromosome 35, sAmbRad1.1.pri, whole genome shotgun sequence genomic DNA contains:
- the ptger1 gene encoding prostaglandin E2 receptor EP1 subtype: MEVMKGLVGGDANMTTTLHQGQMKATGNDMDNSSLANTSSSLGAPAPSGSMAVPIFSMTLGALSNIIALVILVKSYTRFRRRSKATFLLFASSLVVTDFAGHVIPGALVLRFYSGKEEDSASPTCQLLGGSLVFFGLCPLFLGCIMAVERCVGITRPLFHSAVVTSTRSKLVVGSLWVTAGIVATLPFLGAGRYSIQESKTWCFISKGPRLNWMEDGFALLFSFLGVTTLLISLICNTISGVWLLLARIKKRNCNRRAKSHDIEMVVQLVGIMVVSCVCWSPLLVYVSISRFHNSGEYAWLSLLGVRMASWNQILDPWVYILLRRAVLRKIYQALFQNMDVKNKHDRWNNSSFQSSERSMVKRI; this comes from the exons ATGGAGGTGATGAAAGGTCTCGTGGGTGGAGATGCCAACATGACCACCACGCTCCATCAGGGCCAGATGAAGGCCACTGGTAATGACATGGACAACAGCAGCCTGGCCAACACCAGTTCCTCGCTCGGCGCCCCGGCTCCGTCTGGGTCCATGGCCGTGCCCATCTTCTCCATGACGCTTGGGGCTCTGTCGAACATCATTGCCCTGGTCATCCTAGTCAAGAGCTACACCAGGTTCCGCCGGAGATCCAAGGCCACGTTCCTGCTCTTTgccagcagccttgtggtgaccGACTTTGCCGGGCACGTCATCCCCGGAGCCCTGGTCCTCAGGTTCTACTCCGGGAAGGAGGAGGACAGCGCCAGCCCCACGTGCCAACTGCTGGGAGGGAGCCTGGTCTTCTTTGGCCTGTGCCCGCTCTTCCTGGGCTGCATCATGGCGGTGGAACGTTGCGTTGGCATCACCAGGCCCCTCTTCCACTCGGCGGTGGTCACCTCCACCAGGTCCAAGCTGGTGGTGGGCAGCCTGTGGGTCACGGCGGGCATCGTGGCCACTCTGCCCTTCCTGGGCGCCGGCAGGTACAGCATCCAGGAGTCGAAGACCTGGTGCTTCATCAGTAAAGGACCTCGCTTGAACTGGATGGAGGACGGCTTTGCCTTGCTCTTCTCTTTCCTGGGAGTGACCACTCTTCTCATCTCCCTCATATGTAACACCATCAGCGGCGTGTGGCTGCTCTTGGCTCGCATCAAGAAGAGGAACTGTAACCGCAGAGCAAAGTCACACGACATTGAAATGGTGGTCCAGTTAGTCGGGATCATGGTGGTTTCCTGTGTCTGCTGGAGCCCCCTGCTG GTGTATGTGTCGATTAGTCGGTTCCATAACAGCGGGGAGTATGCTTGGTTAAGCCTACTGGGTGTGAGGATGGCTTCGTGGAACCAGATCTTAGATCCCTGGGTCTACATCCTTCTCCGCCGGGCGGTGCTGAGGAAGATCTACCAGGCGCTGTTTCAAAACATGGACGTCAAGAACAAGCACGACCGGTGGAACAATAGCTCGTTCCAGAGCTCTGAGCGGAGTATggtcaaaaggatttga